Proteins found in one Hevea brasiliensis isolate MT/VB/25A 57/8 chromosome 18, ASM3005281v1, whole genome shotgun sequence genomic segment:
- the LOC110645820 gene encoding type IV inositol polyphosphate 5-phosphatase 6 isoform X1, with translation MYSEKQKSKTKTFRGWFTRKNKREEAHDQLNEISVKCFIIDESEDEVDNLDDGFDQSSDIDPCTSTNELRIFVGTWNVAGRSPVGSLAVDLDEWLNLKDAADMYVLGFQEIVPLKTRNVIGAEDPTEATNWNLLIGKTLNDKYGSPWSTPMKNPISSYHYHYDKISDSERRTSFSGHSGIQLLSSQDENLYDGNKYKLMASKKMVGVFISIWMKKKLLRKYCVSNVKFSSVACGIMGYLGNKGSVSVSMSIEGTSFCFIAAHLASGEKKGDEGRRNHQVSEIFRRTSFPRSSEDDDNPHPLTILGHDRIFWFGDLNYRLYLEDNLARYLINKQDWKALQEFDQLRRELEDGGAFQGWREGNIEFAPTYKYASSNCNRYSGGLPSKSGEKQRTPAWCDRILWYGKGVKQLSYFRSESKFSDHRPVSALFSIPVEVMKPTNPRVVPMQTILPTITPPRKREAGNSNEETKSTLLSLMGKDLIEASPTNMQKV, from the exons ATGTATAGCGAGAAGCAGAAGTCCAAAACCAAGACGTTTCGTGGGTGGTTCACAAGAAAGAACAAGAGGGAAGAAGCACATGACCAGTTGAATGAAATTTCAG TGAAATGTTTTATTATAGATGAGAGTGAAGATGAAGTTGATAATCTGGATGACGGTTTTGATCAGTCATCGGATATTGATCCATGCACTTCAACCAACGAGCTAAG AATCTTTGTTGGCACCTGGAATGTTGCCGGAAGGTCTCCAGTAGGAAGTCTAGCAGTAGATTTGGACGAGTGGTTAAATCTGAAGGATGCAGCTGATATGTATGTCCTCGG ATTTCAAGAGATTGTACCATTAAAAACCAGAAACGTTATAGGAGCTGAGGACCCAACTGAAGCAACAAACTGGAACCTGCTTATAGGGAAAACACTGAATGATAAATATGGGTCCCCATGGTCAACCCCCATGAAAAATCCAATCTCAAGCTACCACTACCACTATGATAAGATCTCTGATTCAGAAAGGAGAACAAGTTTTAGTGGGCATTCTGGGATTCAGCTGTTGAGTTCACAAGATGAGAACTTATATGATGGCAATAAGTACAAGCTAATGGCAAGCAAGAAGATGGTTGGAGTGTTCATTAGTATATGGATGAAGAAGAAATTGCTTAGAAAGTACTGTGTTTCAAATGTGAAGTTTAGCTCAGTGGCTTGTGGCATCATGGGTTATTTGGGGAACAAAGGTTCAGTTTCAGTTAGCATGTCCATAGAAGGAACAAGTTTTTGCTTCATTGCTGCCCACCTAGCTTCTGGGGAGAAAAAAGGTGATGAAGGCAGAAGAAATCACCAAGTTTCAGAGATTTTTAGGCGAACTTCTTTCCCCCGATCCTCTGAAGACGATGATAATCCTCATCCTCTCACCATCTTAGGACATGA TAGGATATTCTGGTTTGGAGATCTCAACTATAGATTGTATTTGGAAGACAACTTAGCCAGATATTTGATAAATAAGCAAGACTGGAAAGCATTGCAAGAATTTGATCAGCTTCGAAGAGAACTAGAGGATGGTGGAGCATTTCAGGGTTGGAGAGAGGGAAACATAGAATTTGCACCCACATACAAGTACGCTTCATCAAATTGCAATAGGTATTCAGGTGGCCTGCCTAGCAAATCAGGAGAAAAGCAAAGAACTCCTGCATG GTGTGATAGAATTCTATGGTATGGAAAAGGAGTCAAGCAACTTTCGTACTTTCGCAGCGAAAGCAAGTTCTCTGACCATCGTCCTGTTTCCGCTTTATTTTCTATACCGGTGGAAGTCATGAAGCCTACTAATCCAAGAGTCGTGCCAATGCAGACCATTCTTCCCACCATAACACCTCCCAGAAAAAGG GAGGCAGGCAACAGTAATGAAGAGACCAAATCAACCTTGCTATCACTAATGGGAAAAGATTTAATAGAAGCATCACCCACTAATATGCAAAAAGTATAG
- the LOC110645820 gene encoding type IV inositol polyphosphate 5-phosphatase 6 isoform X4 has translation MYSEKQKSKTKTFRGWFTRKNKREEAHDQLNEISDESEDEVDNLDDGFDQSSDIDPCTSTNELRIFVGTWNVAGRSPVGSLAVDLDEWLNLKDAADMYVLGFQEIVPLKTRNVIGAEDPTEATNWNLLIGKTLNDKYGSPWSTPMKNPISSYHYHYDKISDSERRTSFSGHSGIQLLSSQDENLYDGNKYKLMASKKMVGVFISIWMKKKLLRKYCVSNVKFSSVACGIMGYLGNKGSVSVSMSIEGTSFCFIAAHLASGEKKGDEGRRNHQVSEIFRRTSFPRSSEDDDNPHPLTILGHEIFWFGDLNYRLYLEDNLARYLINKQDWKALQEFDQLRRELEDGGAFQGWREGNIEFAPTYKYASSNCNRYSGGLPSKSGEKQRTPAWCDRILWYGKGVKQLSYFRSESKFSDHRPVSALFSIPVEVMKPTNPRVVPMQTILPTITPPRKREAGNSNEETKSTLLSLMGKDLIEASPTNMQKV, from the exons ATGTATAGCGAGAAGCAGAAGTCCAAAACCAAGACGTTTCGTGGGTGGTTCACAAGAAAGAACAAGAGGGAAGAAGCACATGACCAGTTGAATGAAATTTCAG ATGAGAGTGAAGATGAAGTTGATAATCTGGATGACGGTTTTGATCAGTCATCGGATATTGATCCATGCACTTCAACCAACGAGCTAAG AATCTTTGTTGGCACCTGGAATGTTGCCGGAAGGTCTCCAGTAGGAAGTCTAGCAGTAGATTTGGACGAGTGGTTAAATCTGAAGGATGCAGCTGATATGTATGTCCTCGG ATTTCAAGAGATTGTACCATTAAAAACCAGAAACGTTATAGGAGCTGAGGACCCAACTGAAGCAACAAACTGGAACCTGCTTATAGGGAAAACACTGAATGATAAATATGGGTCCCCATGGTCAACCCCCATGAAAAATCCAATCTCAAGCTACCACTACCACTATGATAAGATCTCTGATTCAGAAAGGAGAACAAGTTTTAGTGGGCATTCTGGGATTCAGCTGTTGAGTTCACAAGATGAGAACTTATATGATGGCAATAAGTACAAGCTAATGGCAAGCAAGAAGATGGTTGGAGTGTTCATTAGTATATGGATGAAGAAGAAATTGCTTAGAAAGTACTGTGTTTCAAATGTGAAGTTTAGCTCAGTGGCTTGTGGCATCATGGGTTATTTGGGGAACAAAGGTTCAGTTTCAGTTAGCATGTCCATAGAAGGAACAAGTTTTTGCTTCATTGCTGCCCACCTAGCTTCTGGGGAGAAAAAAGGTGATGAAGGCAGAAGAAATCACCAAGTTTCAGAGATTTTTAGGCGAACTTCTTTCCCCCGATCCTCTGAAGACGATGATAATCCTCATCCTCTCACCATCTTAGGACATGA GATATTCTGGTTTGGAGATCTCAACTATAGATTGTATTTGGAAGACAACTTAGCCAGATATTTGATAAATAAGCAAGACTGGAAAGCATTGCAAGAATTTGATCAGCTTCGAAGAGAACTAGAGGATGGTGGAGCATTTCAGGGTTGGAGAGAGGGAAACATAGAATTTGCACCCACATACAAGTACGCTTCATCAAATTGCAATAGGTATTCAGGTGGCCTGCCTAGCAAATCAGGAGAAAAGCAAAGAACTCCTGCATG GTGTGATAGAATTCTATGGTATGGAAAAGGAGTCAAGCAACTTTCGTACTTTCGCAGCGAAAGCAAGTTCTCTGACCATCGTCCTGTTTCCGCTTTATTTTCTATACCGGTGGAAGTCATGAAGCCTACTAATCCAAGAGTCGTGCCAATGCAGACCATTCTTCCCACCATAACACCTCCCAGAAAAAGG GAGGCAGGCAACAGTAATGAAGAGACCAAATCAACCTTGCTATCACTAATGGGAAAAGATTTAATAGAAGCATCACCCACTAATATGCAAAAAGTATAG
- the LOC110645820 gene encoding type IV inositol polyphosphate 5-phosphatase 6 isoform X5 translates to MYSEKQKSKTKTFRGWFTRKNKREEAHDQLNEISVKCFIIDESEDEVDNLDDGFDQSSDIDPCTSTNELRIFVGTWNVAGRSPVGSLAVDLDEWLNLKDAADMYVLGFQEIVPLKTRNVIGAEDPTEATNWNLLIGKTLNDKYGSPWSTPMKNPISSYHYHYDKISDSERRTSFSGHSGIQLLSSQDENLYDGNKYKLMASKKMVGVFISIWMKKKLLRKYCVSNVKFSSVACGIMGYLGNKGSVSVSMSIEGTSFCFIAAHLASGEKKGDEGRRNHQVSEIFRRTSFPRSSEDDDNPHPLTILGHDRIFWFGDLNYRLYLEDNLARYLINKQDWKALQEFDQLRRELEDGGAFQGWREGNIEFAPTYKYASSNCNRYSGGLPSKSGEKQRTPA, encoded by the exons ATGTATAGCGAGAAGCAGAAGTCCAAAACCAAGACGTTTCGTGGGTGGTTCACAAGAAAGAACAAGAGGGAAGAAGCACATGACCAGTTGAATGAAATTTCAG TGAAATGTTTTATTATAGATGAGAGTGAAGATGAAGTTGATAATCTGGATGACGGTTTTGATCAGTCATCGGATATTGATCCATGCACTTCAACCAACGAGCTAAG AATCTTTGTTGGCACCTGGAATGTTGCCGGAAGGTCTCCAGTAGGAAGTCTAGCAGTAGATTTGGACGAGTGGTTAAATCTGAAGGATGCAGCTGATATGTATGTCCTCGG ATTTCAAGAGATTGTACCATTAAAAACCAGAAACGTTATAGGAGCTGAGGACCCAACTGAAGCAACAAACTGGAACCTGCTTATAGGGAAAACACTGAATGATAAATATGGGTCCCCATGGTCAACCCCCATGAAAAATCCAATCTCAAGCTACCACTACCACTATGATAAGATCTCTGATTCAGAAAGGAGAACAAGTTTTAGTGGGCATTCTGGGATTCAGCTGTTGAGTTCACAAGATGAGAACTTATATGATGGCAATAAGTACAAGCTAATGGCAAGCAAGAAGATGGTTGGAGTGTTCATTAGTATATGGATGAAGAAGAAATTGCTTAGAAAGTACTGTGTTTCAAATGTGAAGTTTAGCTCAGTGGCTTGTGGCATCATGGGTTATTTGGGGAACAAAGGTTCAGTTTCAGTTAGCATGTCCATAGAAGGAACAAGTTTTTGCTTCATTGCTGCCCACCTAGCTTCTGGGGAGAAAAAAGGTGATGAAGGCAGAAGAAATCACCAAGTTTCAGAGATTTTTAGGCGAACTTCTTTCCCCCGATCCTCTGAAGACGATGATAATCCTCATCCTCTCACCATCTTAGGACATGA TAGGATATTCTGGTTTGGAGATCTCAACTATAGATTGTATTTGGAAGACAACTTAGCCAGATATTTGATAAATAAGCAAGACTGGAAAGCATTGCAAGAATTTGATCAGCTTCGAAGAGAACTAGAGGATGGTGGAGCATTTCAGGGTTGGAGAGAGGGAAACATAGAATTTGCACCCACATACAAGTACGCTTCATCAAATTGCAATAGGTATTCAGGTGGCCTGCCTAGCAAATCAGGAGAAAAGCAAAGAACTCCTGCATG A
- the LOC110645820 gene encoding type IV inositol polyphosphate 5-phosphatase 6 isoform X3: MYSEKQKSKTKTFRGWFTRKNKREEAHDQLNEISDESEDEVDNLDDGFDQSSDIDPCTSTNELRIFVGTWNVAGRSPVGSLAVDLDEWLNLKDAADMYVLGFQEIVPLKTRNVIGAEDPTEATNWNLLIGKTLNDKYGSPWSTPMKNPISSYHYHYDKISDSERRTSFSGHSGIQLLSSQDENLYDGNKYKLMASKKMVGVFISIWMKKKLLRKYCVSNVKFSSVACGIMGYLGNKGSVSVSMSIEGTSFCFIAAHLASGEKKGDEGRRNHQVSEIFRRTSFPRSSEDDDNPHPLTILGHDRIFWFGDLNYRLYLEDNLARYLINKQDWKALQEFDQLRRELEDGGAFQGWREGNIEFAPTYKYASSNCNRYSGGLPSKSGEKQRTPAWCDRILWYGKGVKQLSYFRSESKFSDHRPVSALFSIPVEVMKPTNPRVVPMQTILPTITPPRKREAGNSNEETKSTLLSLMGKDLIEASPTNMQKV; encoded by the exons ATGTATAGCGAGAAGCAGAAGTCCAAAACCAAGACGTTTCGTGGGTGGTTCACAAGAAAGAACAAGAGGGAAGAAGCACATGACCAGTTGAATGAAATTTCAG ATGAGAGTGAAGATGAAGTTGATAATCTGGATGACGGTTTTGATCAGTCATCGGATATTGATCCATGCACTTCAACCAACGAGCTAAG AATCTTTGTTGGCACCTGGAATGTTGCCGGAAGGTCTCCAGTAGGAAGTCTAGCAGTAGATTTGGACGAGTGGTTAAATCTGAAGGATGCAGCTGATATGTATGTCCTCGG ATTTCAAGAGATTGTACCATTAAAAACCAGAAACGTTATAGGAGCTGAGGACCCAACTGAAGCAACAAACTGGAACCTGCTTATAGGGAAAACACTGAATGATAAATATGGGTCCCCATGGTCAACCCCCATGAAAAATCCAATCTCAAGCTACCACTACCACTATGATAAGATCTCTGATTCAGAAAGGAGAACAAGTTTTAGTGGGCATTCTGGGATTCAGCTGTTGAGTTCACAAGATGAGAACTTATATGATGGCAATAAGTACAAGCTAATGGCAAGCAAGAAGATGGTTGGAGTGTTCATTAGTATATGGATGAAGAAGAAATTGCTTAGAAAGTACTGTGTTTCAAATGTGAAGTTTAGCTCAGTGGCTTGTGGCATCATGGGTTATTTGGGGAACAAAGGTTCAGTTTCAGTTAGCATGTCCATAGAAGGAACAAGTTTTTGCTTCATTGCTGCCCACCTAGCTTCTGGGGAGAAAAAAGGTGATGAAGGCAGAAGAAATCACCAAGTTTCAGAGATTTTTAGGCGAACTTCTTTCCCCCGATCCTCTGAAGACGATGATAATCCTCATCCTCTCACCATCTTAGGACATGA TAGGATATTCTGGTTTGGAGATCTCAACTATAGATTGTATTTGGAAGACAACTTAGCCAGATATTTGATAAATAAGCAAGACTGGAAAGCATTGCAAGAATTTGATCAGCTTCGAAGAGAACTAGAGGATGGTGGAGCATTTCAGGGTTGGAGAGAGGGAAACATAGAATTTGCACCCACATACAAGTACGCTTCATCAAATTGCAATAGGTATTCAGGTGGCCTGCCTAGCAAATCAGGAGAAAAGCAAAGAACTCCTGCATG GTGTGATAGAATTCTATGGTATGGAAAAGGAGTCAAGCAACTTTCGTACTTTCGCAGCGAAAGCAAGTTCTCTGACCATCGTCCTGTTTCCGCTTTATTTTCTATACCGGTGGAAGTCATGAAGCCTACTAATCCAAGAGTCGTGCCAATGCAGACCATTCTTCCCACCATAACACCTCCCAGAAAAAGG GAGGCAGGCAACAGTAATGAAGAGACCAAATCAACCTTGCTATCACTAATGGGAAAAGATTTAATAGAAGCATCACCCACTAATATGCAAAAAGTATAG
- the LOC110645820 gene encoding type IV inositol polyphosphate 5-phosphatase 6 isoform X2 has translation MYSEKQKSKTKTFRGWFTRKNKREEAHDQLNEISVKCFIIDESEDEVDNLDDGFDQSSDIDPCTSTNELRIFVGTWNVAGRSPVGSLAVDLDEWLNLKDAADMYVLGFQEIVPLKTRNVIGAEDPTEATNWNLLIGKTLNDKYGSPWSTPMKNPISSYHYHYDKISDSERRTSFSGHSGIQLLSSQDENLYDGNKYKLMASKKMVGVFISIWMKKKLLRKYCVSNVKFSSVACGIMGYLGNKGSVSVSMSIEGTSFCFIAAHLASGEKKGDEGRRNHQVSEIFRRTSFPRSSEDDDNPHPLTILGHEIFWFGDLNYRLYLEDNLARYLINKQDWKALQEFDQLRRELEDGGAFQGWREGNIEFAPTYKYASSNCNRYSGGLPSKSGEKQRTPAWCDRILWYGKGVKQLSYFRSESKFSDHRPVSALFSIPVEVMKPTNPRVVPMQTILPTITPPRKREAGNSNEETKSTLLSLMGKDLIEASPTNMQKV, from the exons ATGTATAGCGAGAAGCAGAAGTCCAAAACCAAGACGTTTCGTGGGTGGTTCACAAGAAAGAACAAGAGGGAAGAAGCACATGACCAGTTGAATGAAATTTCAG TGAAATGTTTTATTATAGATGAGAGTGAAGATGAAGTTGATAATCTGGATGACGGTTTTGATCAGTCATCGGATATTGATCCATGCACTTCAACCAACGAGCTAAG AATCTTTGTTGGCACCTGGAATGTTGCCGGAAGGTCTCCAGTAGGAAGTCTAGCAGTAGATTTGGACGAGTGGTTAAATCTGAAGGATGCAGCTGATATGTATGTCCTCGG ATTTCAAGAGATTGTACCATTAAAAACCAGAAACGTTATAGGAGCTGAGGACCCAACTGAAGCAACAAACTGGAACCTGCTTATAGGGAAAACACTGAATGATAAATATGGGTCCCCATGGTCAACCCCCATGAAAAATCCAATCTCAAGCTACCACTACCACTATGATAAGATCTCTGATTCAGAAAGGAGAACAAGTTTTAGTGGGCATTCTGGGATTCAGCTGTTGAGTTCACAAGATGAGAACTTATATGATGGCAATAAGTACAAGCTAATGGCAAGCAAGAAGATGGTTGGAGTGTTCATTAGTATATGGATGAAGAAGAAATTGCTTAGAAAGTACTGTGTTTCAAATGTGAAGTTTAGCTCAGTGGCTTGTGGCATCATGGGTTATTTGGGGAACAAAGGTTCAGTTTCAGTTAGCATGTCCATAGAAGGAACAAGTTTTTGCTTCATTGCTGCCCACCTAGCTTCTGGGGAGAAAAAAGGTGATGAAGGCAGAAGAAATCACCAAGTTTCAGAGATTTTTAGGCGAACTTCTTTCCCCCGATCCTCTGAAGACGATGATAATCCTCATCCTCTCACCATCTTAGGACATGA GATATTCTGGTTTGGAGATCTCAACTATAGATTGTATTTGGAAGACAACTTAGCCAGATATTTGATAAATAAGCAAGACTGGAAAGCATTGCAAGAATTTGATCAGCTTCGAAGAGAACTAGAGGATGGTGGAGCATTTCAGGGTTGGAGAGAGGGAAACATAGAATTTGCACCCACATACAAGTACGCTTCATCAAATTGCAATAGGTATTCAGGTGGCCTGCCTAGCAAATCAGGAGAAAAGCAAAGAACTCCTGCATG GTGTGATAGAATTCTATGGTATGGAAAAGGAGTCAAGCAACTTTCGTACTTTCGCAGCGAAAGCAAGTTCTCTGACCATCGTCCTGTTTCCGCTTTATTTTCTATACCGGTGGAAGTCATGAAGCCTACTAATCCAAGAGTCGTGCCAATGCAGACCATTCTTCCCACCATAACACCTCCCAGAAAAAGG GAGGCAGGCAACAGTAATGAAGAGACCAAATCAACCTTGCTATCACTAATGGGAAAAGATTTAATAGAAGCATCACCCACTAATATGCAAAAAGTATAG